Genomic segment of Drosophila takahashii strain IR98-3 E-12201 chromosome X, DtakHiC1v2, whole genome shotgun sequence:
aaaaaaggaaactgaattgttgaaatcTATGCCACcttaattagaaaaacttattaatcgaaggcaacagtgcgtatgggtgattatttgattatttgattttttaaattatcttttgggactttaaaaattcccatacaaatgtggaccaTAAAACATGGCTTTAAATGAAGAACACTGGTTTATTACACAAAAGAATCGATCAACAACGTACAGCTAACGGTTAGTAGTTAATAAATGTGTGTGCTTTCGTTTAGAACTAAGCAACCGAGGCCCCAGTCCCCAGTGCCTGGTTCCCCAATCCCTTGCAGCTGTCCTCAGCTGGCCACCGCATCCAGTTGCTCCTGGATGGCGTTCAGCGCGAAGATGGTGCTGAAGCACATGCCCACGGTGGCCACCTCCAGCTGGGTGATGTTGTAGTGCAGCGGCAGGCGCCACAGGACGAAGTGGTTGAGCAGGACGAGCAGCGCGAGGCCGAGGGACCACCAGTGCTCGTCGACGATGGCGATGCGCCACAGGCACTGGACGTTCCAGAGGACGCACAGGCCCAGTTGGGCGGCATCCAGCCGGACGAAGGTGGCGCCCagcgagctgctgctgctgctgcgactgcCGGGGCCGCCGAACCACAGGCTGGTGACCGCCAGCGTGAGGACGCAGCTCCAGAGCCCGAAGGCCAGACGCTCCCAGTCGGCGCCGAAGAAGTCCGCCATGCGGGTGGCCGGATTCACCGCCTGCAGCTCGCCCACCACCAAGGTGACGAAGAGGACGCAGGAGTAGCGGCGCGACTTGTCGCACAGCAGCCGCTGCAGTGCACCCGGATTGGGGTGCGTGTGCCGCAGCAGGCAGAGCAGGCTGTGCCCGAAGTAGATCCCGAAGGCGGCCATCGCCTGGCTGCCGGTGCTCCGTTTCAGGCCCCAGCCGGAGATCACGGCCAGCACGAAGTGGATGAGGCACAGGGCCAGGCGGGAGGAACCGCCATTGACCGGCGGGTTCACCATGGCCCGCTGGTTGAGCCTCCTGTCCTGGcttctaattaatttatttatttaatttaatttttaagcacAAGAAATCGTTTTGAATACGAGCACACTGAACTATCGATAGGCCAGGGCCATTCGATAACTATGCAATAGTCTAGTCACACTATGTGGGGTGACGTATCGATTACTCAAAAAAAGGTGTTTCCACTGGGTTAACTCTAAGTATCGAGTAATGACATCTAGtgattgttgtttattttactagggatagaaaataaatacaaaatataccgaaaaatacaaaaaaaaaaccaaagaccCTAAAAGTTCCTTATATTGCCCACATCCTATGTAAAACAgcctatgtaaaaaaaaaccgggTTATGTCAATAACCCCATAACTCCACCCTAGTGTAAATAGGCTATAAAGTGTCATACCATGCGATACATTCGATTCAAGCAATCGCCGCAAGGCTGCGTCTAGTGTCATACCTAGATAGACTGTCATAAAAACCCATTCGATACATTCGATATAAATAAACACCGAAAGgcttgtgtttattatattacgACGTGTCTGCATTTGACCCTTTCGGCCGAGCAGAGGATCTCTGGCTAGTGCGCGATCGCCGCCGCAGGACAAGCAGGACATCATTCGGGAGGACAAGGAGGAGCGGAGCCGCAGGAAGCGCCAGCCaagcgaggaggaggaagaacGAAACGAAAGGgaaaggagaaggagaagagaaaccaccatcatcatcgaGATCGAGGACATACAGGATGGCTGGATCCGCGCTGCGCCGCCTAATGGCCGAATACAAACGTAGGTCGAAAGTCCAACTCTTCACATATACACATATCTAACCCACTCTAATCCCCGCCAGAGTTAACACTTGACCCGCCCGAGGGCATTGTGGCCGGCCCCATCAGCGAGGACAACTTCTTCGAGTGGGAGGCACTGATTGCGTGAGTTGGGATCCCCAGATACTCCagatcatatcatatcatatccaCTCACCTTTGCCCTTTCACCTTTCACCTTTGCAGCGGACCCGAGGGCACTTGCTTCGAGGGCGGCGTCTTTCCCGCCCGGCTCGTCTTTCCACCCGACTACCCACTGAGTCcgccaaaaatgaaattcactTGTGATATGTTCCATCCCAACATCTTCGCCGACGGCCGGGTCTGCATATCAATACTCCACGCGCCCGGCGACGATCCCATGGGCTATGAGCTCTCCGCCGAGCGCTGGAGTCCCGTCCAGAGCGTCGAGAAGATCTTGCTCAGCGTGGTCAGCATGCTGGCGGGTAAGGAGGCGTTATAAAGCGCGCTCAAGGAGCTCCTTTGAGTGGTTCAAATTCCCTAGATTATTGTTCATtacttattatatttatttgattatttatttacttattggTTGCTCCAAAGTCAGATCAGAATGTCTATAAACTCATAAACAGCTACGGAAAATAATAGtagttttaaacatttattttataaagactACTgtgctatttattttcaatctcAAGGTTCTCTTTTGAGTGGTTAATTCCCTAGATTATTCttctttactttttatatttatttgattatttatttatttattggttgCTCCAAAGTCAGATCAGAATGTCTATAAACTCATAAGCAGCTacggaaaaaatattagttttaaacatttattttataaaaagtactgtagtatttattttcaatctcAAGGTGCTTCTTTGAGTGGTTTAAATTCCCTAGATTATTCttctttactttttatatttatttgattatttatttacttattggTTGCTCTAAAGTCAGATCAGAATGTCTATAAACTCATAAGCAGCTACGGAAAATAACAGTAGttttaaacattaattttataaagacTACTgtgctatttattttcaatctcAAGGTTCTCTTTTGAGTGGTTAATTCCCTAGATTATCTATGAGTTTCctttttctttagtttttatatttatttatttatctaagATCAGATCAGAATGTCTATAAACTCATAAACAGCTACGGAAAATAATAGTAATTTTCaacatttcttttaaatagaCTACTCTCTCCTCTCaaagtatataaaaatcaaaaaacaaataaaactttcattaaacttgtattaaaaaatgcataaaaatcaaaatgtaaagtagtgtatttaaaatatgatgTATTATCGGTatcgattttctttaaaaaatcttaaagaatcttttccaaataaaacaaatttaagattctcaaagtatattaaattcaaaaaacaaataaaactttcATTAAGCTTgtataaaaaatgcataaaaataaaaactataaagtaggttatttaaaatttatttttggtagcCTAATGGATTTTCCTAtccaattaaaggaaatttaagATATTATTGCCAAAATTAGCAACTGAAAAAATACAGATAATAAATCTAGTAAGCAACTGATTAAAGAGCACTCAAATATTGAAGATGTTACGTTTCCTTACCCAAGTTCATCCACTCAAGGGCAGTCCAACCCTCCCtacaatccaatccaatccaaactAATCTCGCTTTCTGCCCCACAGAACCCAACGATGAGAGCGGCGCCAATGTGGATGCCGCCATCAT
This window contains:
- the LOC108059104 gene encoding uncharacterized protein, producing the protein MVNPPVNGGSSRLALCLIHFVLAVISGWGLKRSTGSQAMAAFGIYFGHSLLCLLRHTHPNPGALQRLLCDKSRRYSCVLFVTLVVGELQAVNPATRMADFFGADWERLAFGLWSCVLTLAVTSLWFGGPGSRSSSSSSLGATFVRLDAAQLGLCVLWNVQCLWRIAIVDEHWWSLGLALLVLLNHFVLWRLPLHYNITQLEVATVGMCFSTIFALNAIQEQLDAVAS
- the Ubc7 gene encoding ubiquitin-conjugating enzyme E2 G2 codes for the protein MAGSALRRLMAEYKQLTLDPPEGIVAGPISEDNFFEWEALIAGPEGTCFEGGVFPARLVFPPDYPLSPPKMKFTCDMFHPNIFADGRVCISILHAPGDDPMGYELSAERWSPVQSVEKILLSVVSMLAEPNDESGANVDAAIMWRERRDEFNAIARRLVRKTLGLPP